A window of Polaromonas hydrogenivorans contains these coding sequences:
- a CDS encoding TapB family protein yields the protein MMKKTIHSLLAAAAILGACPAGAQEDKVKAASSAWQDQFGISNCTIVTQGRNQYAVLEPGFQLVLEGGDTRLQITVLDETKTVDGVTTRVVEEKEWKNGELYEVARNYFAMCEQTKDMFYFGEDVDFYKNGKVTKHDGTWHAGVNGNRAGLQMAGAPQLKMKYYQEIAPGVAMDRAEIVSLNETCKTPAGTFSNCMKVKEGSAIDITAREYKYYAPSIGLVRDEDLRLTRYGFINGK from the coding sequence ATGATGAAGAAGACAATCCACTCCCTGCTTGCCGCTGCGGCGATTCTCGGGGCTTGCCCGGCGGGCGCGCAGGAGGATAAGGTTAAGGCCGCAAGTTCGGCGTGGCAGGACCAGTTCGGCATCTCGAACTGCACCATCGTGACGCAGGGCAGAAATCAATACGCCGTGCTGGAACCCGGCTTTCAGCTGGTCCTCGAAGGCGGTGATACCCGGCTCCAGATCACGGTCCTCGATGAAACCAAGACGGTCGATGGGGTCACGACCCGCGTGGTCGAGGAAAAAGAATGGAAGAACGGCGAACTCTACGAAGTCGCCCGAAATTACTTTGCCATGTGCGAGCAAACCAAGGACATGTTCTATTTCGGCGAAGACGTCGATTTCTACAAGAATGGCAAGGTGACCAAGCACGACGGCACCTGGCATGCGGGCGTGAATGGCAACCGGGCCGGTCTGCAGATGGCCGGGGCGCCACAACTGAAGATGAAGTACTACCAGGAAATCGCGCCCGGCGTGGCCATGGACCGGGCCGAGATCGTGAGTCTGAATGAAACCTGCAAAACCCCGGCAGGGACGTTCTCCAACTGCATGAAGGTCAAGGAAGGCTCGGCCATCGATATCACCGCGCGCGAGTACAAGTATTACGCGCCGTCGATCGGGCTCGTCAGGGACGAGGACCTGCGCCTGACCAGGTACGGTTTCATCAATGGCAAATAG
- a CDS encoding alginate export family protein: MESAAEGVAGTQLAQFQLPKASSGEPVSPGSPDAPRYPERPLIQYLKYQFSYGSESDITYRRNPDLDKRLRDNSLILAPQVNGSLIYRPNAQLEMMLEVILEREIAASEQGVVTLPGGQTQVAPRRRASMPIDQAWVTFKELGPFEMTLGRRNFEDGRHWLYDTSLDTAFVKFKQGAYQAELSVSRKDRLDLDLLAPVQKTRTDNYMFYLDYRGIEDIKVAGYTIARNDQTGTEGKPLHMGVRAYGMPSDRFNFWTELALLRGKDAVQKNFKGHAIDVGATYRFPGLTYAPNVTLGYAYGSGDDNPNDNQNHEFRQTGLQSNEGRFGGIPKFKYYGEALDPELSNLQILTLGLGFRPAQNVTLDFVYHHYRLNKIADEIRNSALTAQMNQDDTRLGKNAGRALDIVLGFRNVFGVRRLGLDVRAGLFFPGDAFRNEDPVTGAFRNANKSISVLAKIWF, translated from the coding sequence ATGGAAAGCGCCGCTGAGGGCGTCGCGGGCACGCAACTGGCGCAATTCCAGCTGCCGAAGGCTTCGTCCGGGGAGCCGGTTTCGCCTGGAAGCCCGGATGCGCCACGGTATCCGGAAAGGCCATTGATCCAGTACTTGAAGTACCAGTTTTCATATGGCAGCGAGTCAGACATCACTTACCGCCGCAACCCGGATCTCGACAAGCGCTTGCGGGACAACTCCCTGATCCTGGCACCCCAGGTCAACGGCAGTCTCATCTACCGGCCGAATGCCCAGTTGGAAATGATGCTGGAGGTGATACTGGAGCGGGAGATCGCCGCGAGCGAGCAGGGCGTGGTCACTCTGCCGGGCGGGCAAACGCAAGTTGCGCCTCGAAGGCGCGCCTCGATGCCGATTGACCAGGCCTGGGTGACATTCAAGGAGCTGGGTCCGTTCGAGATGACGCTGGGGCGGCGCAATTTCGAGGACGGCCGCCATTGGCTGTACGACACCTCGCTCGATACGGCTTTCGTCAAATTCAAGCAAGGCGCCTATCAAGCCGAGCTGAGCGTTTCACGAAAGGACAGGCTGGACCTGGACCTGCTCGCGCCGGTGCAGAAGACGCGAACCGACAACTACATGTTCTACCTGGACTACCGTGGCATTGAAGACATCAAGGTCGCCGGCTACACGATTGCGCGCAACGATCAAACGGGGACCGAAGGAAAGCCCCTGCACATGGGCGTGCGCGCCTATGGCATGCCCTCCGACCGTTTCAATTTCTGGACCGAGCTGGCCCTGTTGCGCGGCAAGGACGCGGTGCAGAAGAATTTCAAGGGCCATGCCATCGATGTCGGCGCCACCTATCGTTTCCCAGGTCTGACCTACGCCCCGAATGTCACCCTGGGCTACGCCTACGGGAGCGGTGACGACAATCCGAACGACAACCAGAACCACGAGTTCCGGCAGACCGGCTTGCAGTCGAATGAAGGCAGGTTCGGGGGCATTCCCAAATTCAAGTATTACGGCGAGGCACTCGACCCGGAACTGAGCAACCTGCAGATTCTCACGCTAGGCCTGGGCTTCAGGCCGGCGCAGAACGTCACGCTTGACTTTGTTTACCACCATTACCGGCTGAACAAAATCGCCGATGAAATTCGCAACTCGGCGCTGACAGCCCAAATGAACCAGGATGACACGCGGCTTGGCAAAAATGCGGGGCGCGCGCTCGACATCGTGCTCGGGTTTCGCAACGTGTTCGGGGTGCGGCGGCTGGGGCTGGATGTGCGGGCGGGCCTGTTTTTTCCGGGAGATGCCTTTCGCAACGAAGACCCGGTGACAGGTGCCTTTCGCAACGCCAACAAATCCATCAGCGTCCTTGCCAAGATCTGGTTTTAA
- the argA gene encoding amino-acid N-acetyltransferase, whose translation MSTVFNFTFVPWFRSVAPYIHKFRNQTFVVAVCGEAIAAGKLPHLAQDLAMIQSMGVKVVLVHGFRPQVNEQLRAKGHQAKYSHGMRITDEVALDCAQEAAGQLRYEIEAAFSQGLPNTPMAGSTIRVISGNFITARPVGIVDGVDFQHSGLVRKVDVAGITRTLDMGAMVLLSPFGFSPTGEAFNLTMEEVATSVSIALQADKLIFVTEIPGIRLKPGEPASEDNPIDTELPLAAAEELLSKAPPSQRPTDTAFYLQHCVKACKAGVERSHIIPFAVDGALLLEIYVHDGIGTMVVDEKLEELREATADDVGGILQLIEPFEKDGTLVKRSRTEIERDADHYTIVEHDGVIFACAALYPYPEARTAEMAALTVSPQSQGQGDGEKILKRIEQRARAAGLQSIFVLTTRTMHWFIKRGFVQVDPDWLPDARKRKYNWDRKSQVLVKKLQS comes from the coding sequence ATGTCCACGGTCTTTAACTTCACCTTTGTTCCCTGGTTTCGCTCGGTGGCGCCCTACATCCACAAGTTCCGCAACCAGACCTTCGTGGTCGCGGTTTGCGGCGAGGCGATTGCCGCCGGCAAGCTGCCGCACCTGGCGCAGGACCTGGCCATGATCCAGAGCATGGGCGTCAAGGTAGTGCTGGTGCACGGCTTCAGGCCGCAGGTCAACGAACAGCTCAGGGCCAAGGGCCACCAGGCCAAATATTCGCACGGCATGCGCATCACCGACGAAGTGGCGCTGGACTGCGCGCAGGAAGCCGCCGGCCAGCTGCGCTATGAAATCGAGGCGGCCTTCAGCCAGGGCCTGCCCAACACGCCGATGGCCGGCTCGACCATCCGGGTGATCTCGGGCAACTTCATCACCGCCCGGCCGGTCGGCATTGTCGATGGCGTGGATTTCCAGCATTCGGGCCTGGTGCGCAAGGTCGATGTGGCCGGCATCACCCGCACACTGGACATGGGCGCGATGGTGCTGCTGTCGCCCTTCGGCTTTTCGCCGACCGGCGAGGCCTTCAACTTGACCATGGAAGAGGTGGCGACCAGCGTGTCGATTGCGCTGCAGGCCGACAAGCTGATTTTCGTGACTGAAATTCCCGGCATCCGCCTCAAGCCCGGCGAGCCCGCCAGCGAAGACAATCCCATCGACACCGAGCTGCCGCTGGCCGCCGCCGAGGAGCTGCTGAGCAAAGCCCCTCCCAGCCAGCGCCCGACCGACACGGCTTTTTACCTGCAGCACTGCGTCAAGGCCTGCAAGGCCGGCGTCGAGCGCAGCCACATCATCCCGTTCGCGGTCGATGGCGCCTTGCTGCTGGAGATTTACGTCCACGACGGCATCGGCACCATGGTGGTCGATGAAAAGCTTGAAGAACTGCGCGAAGCCACGGCTGATGACGTGGGCGGCATCCTGCAGCTGATCGAGCCGTTTGAAAAGGACGGCACGCTGGTCAAGCGCAGCCGCACCGAAATCGAGCGCGACGCCGACCACTACACCATCGTCGAGCATGACGGCGTGATCTTTGCCTGCGCCGCGCTGTATCCCTACCCCGAAGCCAGGACCGCCGAAATGGCCGCCCTGACGGTGTCGCCGCAAAGCCAGGGCCAGGGCGACGGCGAAAAAATCCTCAAGCGCATCGAGCAGCGCGCCAGAGCCGCCGGCCTGCAAAGCATTTTTGTGCTGACCACGCGCACCATGCACTGGTTCATCAAGCGCGGCTTCGTGCAGGTGGACCCGGACTGGCTGCCCGACGCCCGCAAGCGCAAGTACAACTGGGACCGCAAGAGCCAGGTGCTGGTCAAAAAACTCCAATCCTGA